In Flavobacterium gelatinilyticum, a genomic segment contains:
- a CDS encoding Bax inhibitor-1/YccA family protein, with amino-acid sequence MNFNSKNPFLSNKRFSSNAVSRAEQGSQIIDYNQEMTLSGTINKTAILFLILCGSAMITWWMAFNQMNVLLPAIGGAIVGFILVLISAFKPHLSPYLAPGYALFEGLFIGGISAIFEAMYPGIVINAVGATLVTFLVCLGLYKYKIVKVTEQFKSIVIAATLAIATYYLISWIVSMFTSFTPVHHGNSLMSIGISVFVIIIAALNLFLDFDQIERGVQERMPKFMEWFGAMGLMITLVWLYIEFLRLLSKLSSRD; translated from the coding sequence ATGAACTTTAATTCAAAAAATCCATTTTTAAGCAACAAGCGTTTCTCATCAAATGCTGTTTCAAGAGCTGAACAGGGATCACAAATTATTGATTACAATCAGGAAATGACTTTATCCGGAACAATCAATAAAACGGCGATTTTATTTTTAATACTATGCGGATCTGCAATGATTACATGGTGGATGGCATTCAATCAAATGAATGTGCTTTTACCGGCTATTGGAGGTGCAATCGTAGGATTTATTCTGGTTTTGATCTCAGCATTCAAACCACATTTATCGCCTTACCTGGCTCCTGGTTATGCCTTATTTGAAGGATTATTTATTGGAGGAATATCGGCTATTTTTGAAGCAATGTACCCTGGAATTGTAATTAATGCTGTTGGTGCAACATTAGTTACGTTTTTAGTTTGTCTGGGTCTCTATAAATATAAAATCGTAAAAGTTACGGAACAATTTAAATCGATTGTAATCGCTGCTACTTTAGCCATTGCTACCTATTACCTTATTTCATGGATTGTTTCGATGTTTACAAGCTTTACGCCTGTTCATCATGGAAATTCTTTAATGAGCATTGGTATCAGTGTCTTTGTTATTATTATTGCTGCTTTAAATTTATTCCTTGATTTCGATCAAATCGAAAGAGGTGTTCAGGAAAGAATGCCAAAATTTATGGAATGGTTTGGCGCAATGGGATTAATGATCACATTGGTATGGTTGTATATAGAATTCTTAAGATTATTATCTAAGCTGTCAAGCAGAGACTAA
- a CDS encoding complex I subunit 4 family protein, whose translation MNVSLILIILLVGAFVTFISGDKLASKVALFFSLTALGCSVVLLNHFNAGENISLINAWINQPKISFALNADGLGIAMLLLTTALTPIIIFSSFGNDYKNAKAFYALILFMAFAMTGTFLAADGLLYYIFWELALIPIYFIALIWGNGDAEERRKAVVKFFIYTLAGSLFMLVGFIYLYQKAGSFLIEDLYKVDLSACEQLWIFLAFFLAYAIKIPIIPFHTWQANVYQKAPTVGTMLLSGIMLKMGLYSVIRWQLPIAPLAAKEYMNIFIVLGIAGVIYGSIVALRQKDLKKLLAYSSLAHVGLIAAGSYTLTLDGLRGSVLQMIAHGFVVVGLFFAAEIIFRRFETREIAELGGIRTQSPKFTSMFLILVLASVALPGTFNFVGEFTVLYSLSQANIWFAVLGGTTIILGAYYMLKMFQNVMLGETNSKTFADVSVNEGISMVVIIAVLLFFGFYPKPITDLITPSLETILNVINKN comes from the coding sequence ATGAACGTTTCTCTTATATTAATTATTCTTTTAGTTGGTGCATTTGTCACTTTTATTTCTGGTGACAAACTCGCTTCAAAAGTAGCTTTGTTCTTTAGTTTGACAGCTTTAGGCTGTTCGGTTGTATTGTTAAACCATTTTAATGCTGGTGAAAATATCAGCCTTATTAATGCATGGATCAATCAGCCTAAAATTTCATTCGCGCTAAATGCTGACGGATTAGGAATTGCAATGCTTTTATTGACAACAGCCTTAACTCCTATTATTATATTCTCATCTTTCGGGAATGATTATAAAAATGCAAAAGCTTTTTATGCACTGATTTTATTTATGGCATTTGCAATGACAGGAACTTTCCTTGCTGCAGATGGTCTTTTATATTACATTTTTTGGGAGTTAGCCCTTATTCCTATTTACTTTATTGCGCTTATCTGGGGTAATGGTGATGCTGAGGAACGCAGAAAAGCAGTAGTTAAATTCTTTATTTACACACTTGCTGGTTCTCTATTCATGCTGGTTGGTTTTATTTATCTGTATCAAAAAGCAGGAAGCTTCTTAATTGAAGATTTATATAAAGTAGATTTATCAGCTTGCGAACAGCTTTGGATTTTCCTTGCTTTCTTCCTGGCGTATGCAATCAAAATTCCAATCATTCCTTTCCATACATGGCAGGCAAATGTTTACCAAAAAGCTCCAACAGTTGGAACGATGCTTTTATCTGGTATCATGCTTAAAATGGGATTGTACAGTGTTATCCGCTGGCAGTTACCTATCGCACCGCTTGCAGCAAAAGAGTACATGAACATTTTCATTGTATTAGGAATTGCAGGAGTTATTTACGGATCGATTGTAGCTTTAAGACAAAAAGATTTAAAAAAATTATTAGCCTATTCTTCTCTTGCTCACGTTGGATTAATTGCAGCCGGATCTTATACATTAACTCTTGATGGTTTACGCGGATCTGTTTTACAAATGATCGCGCACGGTTTTGTTGTAGTAGGTTTATTCTTTGCTGCTGAAATCATCTTTAGAAGATTTGAAACAAGAGAAATTGCTGAATTAGGCGGTATTCGCACCCAGTCTCCAAAATTTACTTCTATGTTTTTAATTTTGGTTCTGGCTTCTGTTGCTTTACCGGGTACATTTAATTTCGTTGGAGAGTTTACTGTTTTATACAGTCTTTCTCAGGCTAATATATGGTTTGCCGTTTTAGGAGGAACTACTATCATTCTTGGAGCCTACTATATGCTTAAGATGTTCCAAAATGTAATGTTGGGAGAAACTAATTCTAAAACTTTTGCAGACGTTTCTGTAAACGAAGGTATTTCTATGGTCGTAATAATTGCTGTTTTACTATTCTTTGGATTCTATCCAAAACCTATTACAGATTTGATTACACCAAGTTTAGAAACGATTTTAAACGTTATCAACAAAAATTAA
- a CDS encoding NADH-quinone oxidoreductase subunit N, with amino-acid sequence MNTLIAITGLGILCLLFEILNFRKGIVPFTILGLLGVLALNFCEFGSTASYYNNMIAVSRFSTAFSSLFIILTIFLVALSHNFYENHQTKISDFIAIKIFLLAGAVAMVSFGNLAMFFLGIEILSIALYVLAASDRLNIKSNEAGMKYFLMGSFASGIILFGICLIYGAMGTFDISEIHDSALSAELPIWFPIGMILMTIGMFFKIAAVPFHFWAPDVYEGSPALTTALMSTLAKVVAIATLYKLAEGLNLLPSLENQDLSNTFTNVILAVSIASMTVGNIMALRQVNVKRMLAFSGISHAGFMLMTFLTIASSAGVLLYYTAAYALAGIAAFSVILYVCKNQDNEDITNFHGLGKTNPLLAAILTGSLLSMAGIPIFSGFFAKLFLFDQALHAGYVAIVIVGVINSIISVGYYFKLILAMYSKEPNEVRTGKPFLIYAVAIVSIGLNIALGLFPSLVLDLLN; translated from the coding sequence ATGAATACATTAATAGCTATAACAGGATTGGGTATTTTATGCCTATTGTTTGAAATTCTAAATTTTAGAAAAGGCATCGTTCCGTTTACCATTTTAGGTTTGCTGGGTGTCTTAGCACTTAATTTCTGCGAATTTGGATCAACGGCAAGTTATTACAATAATATGATTGCAGTAAGCAGGTTCTCAACTGCGTTTTCATCATTATTTATTATTTTAACTATTTTCCTAGTAGCATTAAGCCATAATTTCTATGAAAATCATCAGACAAAAATCTCTGATTTTATAGCTATAAAAATATTTTTACTGGCAGGAGCTGTTGCTATGGTTTCTTTTGGAAACTTAGCCATGTTCTTCCTTGGAATCGAAATTTTATCTATTGCCTTATATGTACTTGCTGCAAGTGATCGTTTGAACATTAAAAGCAATGAAGCAGGTATGAAATATTTCCTTATGGGATCTTTTGCATCTGGAATTATCTTGTTCGGAATTTGTTTGATTTACGGAGCAATGGGAACTTTTGATATCTCAGAAATCCACGATAGTGCCTTATCTGCAGAATTACCAATCTGGTTTCCTATCGGAATGATTTTAATGACTATTGGAATGTTCTTTAAAATTGCCGCTGTGCCTTTCCATTTCTGGGCACCGGACGTTTACGAAGGTTCTCCGGCTTTAACAACTGCTTTAATGAGTACTCTGGCAAAAGTAGTTGCTATTGCTACGCTTTATAAATTAGCTGAAGGATTAAATTTACTTCCATCATTGGAAAATCAGGACCTTTCTAACACATTTACAAATGTTATTCTGGCTGTTTCAATCGCTTCGATGACCGTTGGAAATATAATGGCATTACGTCAGGTAAATGTAAAACGTATGCTTGCATTTTCGGGAATCTCTCACGCAGGTTTTATGTTAATGACATTTTTAACAATTGCATCTTCTGCTGGAGTTCTTTTATACTATACTGCCGCTTATGCTTTAGCAGGTATCGCTGCATTTAGTGTTATTTTATATGTATGCAAAAATCAGGATAATGAAGACATTACAAACTTCCACGGTTTAGGAAAAACAAATCCGTTATTGGCTGCGATATTGACTGGTTCATTATTATCTATGGCCGGTATTCCTATTTTCTCAGGATTCTTTGCTAAATTATTCTTGTTTGACCAGGCGCTTCATGCGGGTTATGTGGCTATCGTAATTGTTGGTGTAATCAACTCTATTATTAGTGTCGGCTATTACTTCAAATTAATATTAGCTATGTATTCTAAAGAACCTAATGAAGTTCGTACAGGAAAACCATTTCTTATTTACGCTGTTGCCATAGTTTCGATTGGTTTAAATATTGCTTTAGGTTTATTCCCTTCTTTGGTTTTAGACTTACTAAACTAA